The following proteins come from a genomic window of Pirellula staleyi DSM 6068:
- a CDS encoding protoglobin family protein has protein sequence MKRIDEARLETDVAYRFGYLAEFMNVTADDLATVAAAGPHLAPVIPALVDAVYEKLAQYDATWRHFVPRNAGYDGPTATSVDNLRADDPQIAFRKTHLARYLRALVERTYDAKMVSYLDMVGKMHTPLAGSSELNVPLVQMNALLGFVADALIATIFSLGLDRETEIKTQRAFQKLLWVQNDLINRHYQTASTWNDTPPSQDAANQLATSH, from the coding sequence ATGAAGCGGATTGATGAAGCTCGCCTCGAAACCGACGTGGCCTATCGCTTTGGCTACCTCGCCGAGTTTATGAACGTAACGGCCGACGATCTGGCAACAGTGGCCGCTGCCGGTCCGCATCTGGCCCCGGTCATCCCGGCGCTAGTCGACGCGGTGTACGAAAAACTGGCCCAGTACGATGCCACCTGGCGGCACTTCGTGCCGCGGAACGCTGGCTACGATGGCCCCACAGCCACCTCGGTCGACAACCTTCGCGCCGACGATCCCCAGATCGCCTTCCGCAAAACGCACCTGGCTCGCTATCTTCGCGCGTTGGTCGAGCGGACCTACGACGCCAAAATGGTTTCGTATCTCGACATGGTGGGGAAGATGCACACCCCTCTAGCCGGCTCTTCCGAACTCAACGTGCCGCTGGTGCAGATGAACGCACTGCTCGGTTTTGTAGCCGACGCACTGATCGCCACCATCTTCTCGCTGGGACTCGACCGCGAGACCGAAATCAAGACCCAGCGTGCCTTCCAAAAATTGTTGTGGGTTCAAAACGATTTAATCAATCGCCACTATCAAACAGCATCGACTTGGAACGATACGCCCCCCTCGCAAGACGCTGCGAATCAACTGGCGACTTCGCATTAA
- a CDS encoding DMT family transporter, whose translation MNSPKGDLELPSRETLVSERVAAMPAKLSPAEAAAWGIAFGLLAAVIYTVTNSCLRAVKDVDLFWVQAIKAVPTAMAMFPWMLWQQRRGITIWPGWGSVVAIVLGGMCGQVLGNVSFQFSLGEIGVALAVPLTIGGMIVSAATLGRIFLREPVTFRVAGCLALLLLAIAVLSLGADDARKSVAGERASAWQLVLGVGAACFSGLGYSILNVLLRYKVSRGNSLPATLFIVATTGMVCLGSGTLARIGLSGIAATSAEDWQMMILAGVTNTVAFVLLTKSLQLISVVYVNAINATQATMAAVAGVLVFGEALSPFLMVGVILTIVSLVLMRTPRRDAAIAGATATGVVAAVGVRHGISAPIDTAIGVSDSSANASESSGSAAVAPTLPAAITPDQLAS comes from the coding sequence ATGAATTCGCCGAAAGGCGACCTTGAGCTCCCCTCGCGCGAAACTTTAGTTTCCGAGCGCGTGGCGGCCATGCCTGCCAAGCTATCACCGGCGGAAGCTGCTGCTTGGGGCATTGCCTTCGGGCTCTTGGCCGCTGTGATCTACACCGTCACCAACTCGTGCTTGCGAGCGGTGAAAGATGTCGACCTGTTTTGGGTCCAGGCGATCAAGGCAGTTCCAACCGCCATGGCGATGTTCCCATGGATGCTCTGGCAGCAGAGGCGGGGGATCACGATTTGGCCCGGCTGGGGCTCGGTCGTGGCGATCGTGCTCGGCGGCATGTGTGGGCAAGTTCTCGGCAACGTGTCGTTTCAGTTCTCGCTGGGGGAAATTGGGGTGGCGCTCGCCGTGCCCCTCACCATCGGCGGAATGATTGTTTCCGCTGCCACGCTCGGCCGCATTTTTCTTCGCGAGCCGGTCACTTTTCGGGTCGCTGGCTGCTTAGCACTGCTCCTCTTGGCCATCGCAGTGCTGTCGCTTGGGGCAGACGATGCGCGAAAAAGCGTCGCTGGCGAACGTGCGTCCGCTTGGCAGTTGGTTCTCGGAGTCGGCGCTGCCTGCTTCTCGGGGCTGGGCTATTCGATCTTAAATGTGCTGCTGCGGTACAAAGTCAGTCGCGGCAATTCGCTCCCCGCCACCCTGTTTATCGTGGCGACTACCGGCATGGTTTGTCTCGGCTCGGGAACTCTCGCGCGCATCGGCCTCTCGGGAATCGCCGCCACCTCGGCCGAAGATTGGCAGATGATGATCCTCGCTGGGGTGACCAACACGGTCGCTTTTGTGCTGCTCACGAAGAGTTTGCAGCTGATCAGCGTGGTGTATGTAAACGCCATTAATGCCACTCAGGCGACGATGGCTGCGGTGGCTGGAGTGCTGGTGTTTGGCGAAGCCCTGTCGCCGTTTTTGATGGTCGGCGTGATCCTCACGATCGTGAGTTTGGTGCTGATGCGAACCCCGCGCCGCGATGCCGCCATCGCCGGTGCCACAGCCACCGGAGTGGTTGCCGCTGTCGGAGTCAGGCATGGCATCTCCGCCCCGATCGACACCGCGATTGGTGTCTCCGACTCCAGCGCAAATGCTTCTGAATCTTCAGGTTCCGCAGCGGTGGCTCCGACGCTACCAGCGGCGATCACGCCCGATCAGTTGGCGTCGTAA
- a CDS encoding rhomboid family intramembrane serine protease, producing the protein MRQLVQLDQELMAAKLTAWLRVNGVDAFAEEDKSGFVVWIRDEDAIAEARKLAAEFQSNPNDPRYAAAIKQAEEQIIAEQKRLEQQVRNTIRPGDNWRRSGGGVNLGSVPLVTAILAISVVLGLMGGVFSKPDVTKAPYRWLNIVDVVALDERANVLGEQIENEPDYRTADIETKRSELLRRLGNPVWFSVLAGEYWRLLTPILMHFGITHLLFNGICFFQIGGQIERRQGLWFLLLLVLLTGLASNIGQAAWGSMMFGGLSGVVYAAFGYVWISSRYNPMSGYVMDPGNVFIIMLWFFLCLAGEIPALSSSVGAMTGRIANVAHVVGLLSGFAMAAVEILRQRWR; encoded by the coding sequence ATGAGGCAGCTGGTTCAGCTCGATCAAGAGCTCATGGCGGCGAAGCTGACCGCTTGGCTCCGCGTAAACGGCGTCGACGCGTTTGCAGAAGAAGATAAAAGTGGTTTTGTCGTTTGGATTCGGGACGAAGATGCGATTGCCGAGGCTCGCAAGCTGGCAGCCGAGTTTCAGTCCAATCCCAACGACCCGCGCTATGCGGCTGCGATCAAGCAAGCTGAAGAGCAGATCATCGCCGAGCAAAAGCGGCTCGAGCAGCAGGTCCGCAACACGATCAGGCCGGGCGACAACTGGCGCCGCTCGGGTGGTGGCGTCAATCTAGGCAGCGTGCCGCTGGTCACCGCCATTCTGGCCATCTCGGTGGTGCTCGGTTTGATGGGGGGCGTCTTCAGTAAACCGGACGTGACCAAAGCTCCCTATCGCTGGCTCAATATCGTGGATGTGGTGGCGCTCGACGAGCGGGCCAACGTCCTTGGCGAGCAGATCGAGAACGAGCCCGACTATCGCACGGCAGATATCGAAACCAAACGCTCCGAATTGCTCCGAAGGCTCGGTAATCCTGTTTGGTTTAGCGTGCTCGCGGGAGAATACTGGCGACTCCTGACGCCCATCTTGATGCACTTCGGCATTACCCATCTGCTGTTCAATGGGATCTGCTTTTTTCAGATCGGCGGGCAGATCGAGCGTCGCCAAGGGCTCTGGTTTCTACTGCTGCTGGTGCTGCTCACTGGTCTGGCCTCGAACATCGGTCAAGCGGCCTGGGGATCGATGATGTTCGGTGGTCTCTCGGGCGTGGTCTATGCTGCGTTTGGGTACGTTTGGATCTCGAGCCGCTACAACCCCATGAGCGGCTATGTGATGGACCCCGGCAATGTGTTCATCATCATGCTGTGGTTTTTTCTCTGCCTGGCTGGCGAGATTCCGGCACTCAGCAGTTCGGTCGGCGCTATGACCGGTCGCATCGCCAACGTGGCCCACGTGGTGGGGCTCTTGTCGGGATTTGCGATGGCCGCCGTCGAGATTCTTCGTCAGCGATGGCGATAA
- the nagB gene encoding glucosamine-6-phosphate deaminase, translating into MRVIIESDALAASRRAARFIADQIRRKPDTVLGLATGSSPLETYRELIRLHQTEGLDFAQVTTFNLDEYVGLGPSHPQSYRHFMQQHLFDHVNLAPSKTHVPDGRALDFEVHCRVYEQQIRDAGGIDLQLLGIGTDGHIAFNEPGSSLGSRTRLKTLASETIRDNARFFGGEEKVPRLAVTMGVGTILESRRCLLLAFGPKKAEAVRNTVEGPITAQVTATALQLHREVVGIFDEAAARLLVRRDYYAEVERAQTLLEAGQYRALGIGNQ; encoded by the coding sequence GTGCGAGTTATTATCGAGTCGGATGCTCTGGCGGCCAGTCGCCGAGCGGCACGTTTCATTGCAGATCAAATCCGTCGTAAGCCCGACACGGTCCTTGGGCTCGCTACCGGAAGTTCCCCTCTCGAGACCTATCGCGAACTCATTCGCCTGCATCAGACCGAAGGGCTGGATTTTGCACAGGTCACCACGTTCAACCTCGACGAATACGTGGGACTCGGCCCAAGCCATCCGCAAAGCTATCGCCACTTCATGCAGCAGCATCTGTTTGATCATGTGAATCTGGCGCCGAGCAAAACGCATGTTCCCGATGGCCGTGCTCTCGATTTCGAAGTCCATTGCCGGGTGTACGAACAGCAGATTCGCGACGCCGGTGGCATCGACCTGCAGCTCCTCGGGATTGGCACCGATGGCCACATCGCCTTCAACGAGCCAGGATCGTCGCTCGGCAGCCGCACGCGTTTGAAGACTTTGGCCAGCGAAACGATTCGCGACAACGCCCGTTTTTTTGGGGGTGAAGAGAAGGTGCCTCGACTTGCCGTGACGATGGGAGTCGGCACGATTCTCGAATCGCGGCGCTGTTTGCTGCTGGCCTTTGGTCCCAAGAAGGCCGAGGCTGTTCGCAACACGGTCGAGGGACCGATCACCGCTCAAGTGACAGCCACCGCGCTGCAGCTGCACCGCGAAGTGGTCGGTATTTTCGACGAAGCAGCAGCCCGTTTGCTGGTACGGCGCGACTATTACGCCGAGGTCGAGCGTGCCCAAACATTGCTGGAAGCAGGCCAGTATCGAGCACTGGGCATTGGCAACCAGTAA
- a CDS encoding CinA family protein, giving the protein MPTDTNPERIVRLLEKNGEQLLTIESCTAGRMAATLSEVPGVSSHLVGSLVTYQNRSKAHWLGLDLAALDRSGAVSPEVALQMAERGLRQTPHASLALSITGHLGPNAPADLDGVAYATIAHRYEMRPPTTFKLDLRGKADSRIDRQLRATHLALGHLQKYLSRRLRVAKELATELSLDHWQQLLASELDAVGLGGPSMTEETITSRLIFPGSFNPLHQGHRQMIEAATTMTGQPVELLMSIDNVDKPSLTRSEVLRRVLQFAASHTTWVVKPARFWEWATIFPGATFVVGLDTLERIVSHRYASSRRDHEAHLQTIVEQGCQLLVFGRLHQGEFRSATQIKIPKVLRDRVHEIPEAAFRCDAQSRQLRSEPTLVGLTFPPALLQE; this is encoded by the coding sequence ATGCCAACCGACACCAATCCCGAGAGAATAGTTCGGCTCCTCGAAAAAAATGGGGAGCAGCTGCTGACCATCGAAAGCTGCACGGCGGGCCGAATGGCCGCCACACTCAGCGAGGTGCCAGGCGTTTCAAGTCATCTGGTAGGGAGCCTCGTCACCTACCAAAACCGCTCGAAGGCCCATTGGCTCGGGCTCGATCTAGCGGCGCTCGATCGCAGTGGGGCAGTCTCCCCGGAAGTTGCCCTGCAGATGGCCGAGCGAGGTCTGCGGCAAACACCCCACGCCTCGCTCGCCCTCTCGATCACCGGCCACCTAGGGCCGAACGCCCCGGCAGATCTCGACGGCGTGGCCTATGCCACCATCGCCCATCGCTACGAAATGCGACCTCCCACCACCTTCAAGCTCGATCTGAGGGGAAAAGCCGACTCGCGCATCGACCGGCAACTACGGGCGACCCACTTAGCCCTCGGGCATCTGCAAAAGTACCTGAGTCGCCGACTTCGCGTGGCGAAAGAGTTGGCCACCGAACTAAGCCTCGACCACTGGCAGCAGCTTCTTGCCAGCGAGCTCGATGCCGTTGGTCTCGGGGGGCCTTCGATGACGGAAGAGACGATCACCAGTCGGCTGATTTTTCCTGGCTCATTCAATCCGCTGCACCAGGGACATCGGCAAATGATCGAAGCAGCGACGACGATGACAGGACAGCCGGTCGAGCTGCTGATGTCGATCGACAACGTCGATAAGCCGAGCCTCACACGCAGCGAAGTGCTTCGGCGCGTGCTGCAGTTTGCCGCGAGCCATACCACCTGGGTTGTGAAGCCGGCCCGTTTTTGGGAGTGGGCCACCATTTTTCCCGGCGCCACGTTTGTGGTGGGGCTCGATACGCTCGAGCGGATCGTCAGCCACCGCTACGCCAGTTCCCGGCGCGATCACGAAGCGCATCTGCAAACGATCGTAGAACAAGGGTGTCAGCTGCTCGTCTTCGGACGGCTGCACCAAGGGGAATTCCGCAGCGCAACGCAGATCAAGATTCCGAAAGTCCTGCGCGACCGAGTTCACGAAATTCCGGAAGCGGCGTTTCGATGCGATGCCCAGTCGCGACAGCTGCGCAGCGAGCCGACGCTCGTCGGACTCACATTTCCCCCTGCTCTTTTGCAGGAGTAG
- a CDS encoding ATP-binding cassette domain-containing protein yields the protein MAGTKPMHGSHGEAPYVGPLGQLLRLLRPDLTDIVVVGIFSLVVGLLSLATPITVEALVNTVTFGRYLQPLVVLAIMLFAFLGFAALLKGLQTYIAEIMQRRVFVRVVMQLAEKLPRVKRDAFAEQHGPEMINRFFEVITVQKSAALLVLDGIAIVITAIIGMIVLAFYHPYLLGFDLVLMGSVAFAVFALGRGAVDTAINESYKKYAVASWLEQLAMFPTTFKLDGGRQRARERADELTVDYLKARQNHFAILIRQIIFSLALQAVAGASLLGIGGFLVINGQLTLGQLVAAELIVAVIVGSFAKLGKHMESYYDLLAACDKLGHLFDLPTERDEGVNPQRLSLGARVALHRVTLQGGHHGATAPHASNPLSLVIEPGERVAISGPPGSGKSHLLEMLYALDDPAHGYIEFDALDLRSVSPAALREQVALVQSIEVFEGTVAENIDLGRAGINYEDVRQVLEDLDLWNEVMHLPEGLQTKLSPTGNPLSGSQLIRLALARALVSKPRLMMVDTILDQLADHQLRRVLDALTSADRSRTLIIVSGRDGLLSSCDRAIHLGPDFHSDGTSPEEDPTSSGTKNRLGLVSVR from the coding sequence ATGGCAGGAACCAAACCGATGCATGGGAGCCACGGCGAAGCTCCGTACGTTGGTCCGCTGGGCCAGCTGCTGCGGCTGCTTCGTCCTGACCTGACCGATATCGTCGTAGTGGGCATTTTTTCGCTCGTGGTGGGGCTCCTTTCGCTGGCGACTCCGATCACGGTCGAGGCGCTGGTCAACACCGTCACGTTCGGCCGCTATCTGCAGCCTCTCGTCGTCCTGGCGATCATGCTGTTTGCCTTTCTCGGGTTTGCGGCGCTGCTGAAGGGTCTGCAGACCTACATCGCCGAAATCATGCAGCGCCGAGTGTTTGTGCGGGTGGTGATGCAGCTGGCCGAAAAATTGCCGCGTGTGAAGCGCGATGCGTTTGCCGAGCAGCATGGTCCGGAAATGATCAATCGCTTCTTTGAAGTGATCACGGTTCAGAAATCAGCCGCTCTGCTGGTGCTCGATGGAATCGCCATCGTCATCACAGCGATCATCGGCATGATTGTGCTCGCCTTCTATCACCCTTATTTGCTCGGATTCGACCTTGTCTTGATGGGGAGCGTGGCGTTTGCCGTCTTTGCGCTCGGACGCGGGGCTGTCGATACGGCCATTAACGAATCTTATAAGAAATATGCGGTTGCTTCGTGGCTTGAACAGCTGGCGATGTTTCCGACCACCTTTAAGCTCGATGGTGGCCGACAGCGTGCGCGCGAGCGAGCCGATGAACTAACCGTCGATTATCTCAAAGCTCGTCAAAATCACTTTGCGATTCTCATACGTCAAATTATTTTCTCCCTGGCGCTACAAGCAGTTGCCGGGGCATCGCTGCTGGGGATCGGCGGTTTTCTCGTCATCAATGGTCAGCTCACGCTGGGCCAGCTTGTGGCGGCCGAGCTGATTGTGGCAGTGATTGTTGGCTCGTTTGCCAAGCTCGGCAAACATATGGAAAGCTACTACGACTTGCTCGCCGCTTGCGACAAGCTGGGACATCTGTTCGATCTTCCGACCGAACGCGATGAAGGGGTGAACCCGCAACGTTTGTCGCTCGGTGCCCGTGTAGCGCTTCATCGTGTCACGCTGCAAGGTGGTCATCACGGGGCCACCGCGCCCCATGCAAGCAATCCTCTGTCGCTGGTGATTGAGCCCGGGGAACGTGTCGCCATTAGTGGCCCGCCTGGCTCGGGAAAAAGTCATCTCCTCGAAATGCTGTATGCGCTCGACGATCCCGCGCACGGCTATATCGAATTCGATGCGCTCGACCTACGCAGTGTTTCGCCTGCTGCACTGCGCGAGCAAGTGGCACTCGTGCAATCGATCGAAGTTTTCGAAGGGACCGTGGCCGAAAACATCGATCTCGGTCGGGCTGGAATTAACTACGAAGATGTGCGGCAAGTGCTCGAAGATCTCGATCTTTGGAACGAGGTGATGCACTTGCCCGAAGGGTTGCAAACGAAGCTGTCGCCGACCGGTAATCCCCTCTCGGGAAGTCAGCTGATTCGTCTGGCGCTCGCGCGAGCGCTCGTCAGCAAGCCGCGGCTGATGATGGTCGATACGATCCTCGATCAGCTAGCCGATCATCAACTGCGACGGGTTCTCGATGCGCTCACCAGCGCCGATCGCTCGCGTACGCTCATCATTGTCTCGGGACGAGATGGGTTGCTCTCGAGCTGCGATCGTGCGATTCATCTCGGTCCGGATTTTCACAGCGATGGCACCTCGCCTGAGGAAGATCCCACGAGCTCAGGCACAAAGAATCGGCTCGGACTCGTTTCGGTTCGCTAA
- a CDS encoding HlyD family efflux transporter periplasmic adaptor subunit, producing MSATTTMPTAVENVSERNATAKARTWQSQMLVRPSIGVRVLAFGLFLALFVMIVGMLYLPWQQTSRGAGRVVAYDPTERPQTIEAPIYGRVAKWGEGIYEGASVTKGQLILEIADNDPERALRLEQQVEATKQKLAFATDKVQSYFSQIEEYRASRTLIEESYAQLIAVAEQKIAASKSDLAAAKASEWQLEIDFQRQDTLAKEGIVGGIKGQEAKAKYEQAVAKRQASESYVEAAERERESKLAEGKAKVREAVTKVQEAQAKHQAAQGEEALARKELAEIQGKLAQFGQRTVVAPRDGILLRIYVADNTQMLKEGDPLFMIVPETTEQAVELWVNGNDIPLIELGREVRLQFEGWPAVQFAGWPSVAVGTFSGEVVAIDATDDGKGNFRVLVQPRPNQPWPSKQFLRQGARANGWVMLNEVRLGYEVWRQLNGFPPVIAMEEPKSDSKEKTKVKLPK from the coding sequence ATGTCGGCTACCACCACGATGCCAACCGCGGTTGAAAACGTTTCCGAGCGAAACGCCACAGCCAAAGCGCGCACCTGGCAGTCGCAGATGCTCGTTCGGCCCTCCATTGGTGTCCGCGTTTTGGCGTTCGGGCTCTTCCTGGCCCTCTTCGTCATGATTGTCGGCATGCTCTATCTACCGTGGCAACAAACGTCGCGTGGAGCGGGGCGAGTCGTGGCGTACGATCCGACCGAACGTCCTCAAACGATCGAAGCGCCGATCTATGGTCGCGTCGCTAAATGGGGAGAAGGAATTTACGAAGGAGCCTCGGTCACCAAGGGGCAACTCATTTTGGAGATCGCCGACAACGATCCCGAGCGAGCCTTGCGACTCGAGCAGCAAGTCGAAGCGACGAAACAGAAGCTCGCCTTCGCGACCGACAAGGTGCAGTCGTACTTTTCGCAGATCGAAGAGTACCGAGCATCGCGCACGCTGATTGAGGAATCGTACGCGCAGCTGATCGCCGTCGCCGAGCAAAAAATCGCCGCGAGCAAAAGCGATCTCGCCGCAGCGAAGGCCTCCGAGTGGCAACTCGAAATCGACTTCCAGCGTCAAGATACGCTCGCCAAGGAAGGGATTGTGGGGGGGATCAAAGGTCAAGAAGCGAAAGCCAAGTACGAGCAAGCGGTTGCCAAACGGCAAGCCAGCGAGAGCTACGTCGAAGCTGCGGAGCGCGAACGAGAATCGAAGCTCGCCGAGGGTAAGGCCAAGGTGCGCGAGGCAGTCACCAAGGTGCAAGAGGCTCAGGCCAAGCATCAAGCAGCCCAAGGTGAAGAGGCACTCGCTCGCAAAGAACTGGCTGAAATTCAAGGGAAACTCGCACAATTCGGACAGCGTACGGTGGTCGCTCCGCGCGATGGCATCTTGCTTCGCATCTACGTCGCCGACAACACCCAAATGCTCAAAGAGGGTGATCCTCTCTTCATGATCGTTCCTGAAACGACGGAGCAAGCGGTGGAGTTGTGGGTCAATGGAAACGACATTCCGCTCATCGAACTCGGTCGCGAAGTGCGGCTTCAGTTCGAAGGTTGGCCCGCGGTGCAGTTTGCTGGATGGCCGAGCGTGGCGGTCGGTACTTTTAGCGGCGAAGTGGTGGCGATTGATGCGACCGACGACGGCAAAGGGAATTTCCGCGTCCTCGTACAACCTCGACCCAATCAGCCGTGGCCCTCGAAACAGTTCCTCCGCCAAGGGGCTCGTGCCAATGGCTGGGTGATGCTTAACGAGGTTCGGCTCGGCTATGAAGTGTGGCGACAACTCAACGGCTTCCCGCCGGTAATCGCCATGGAAGAACCGAAAAGTGACTCTAAAGAAAAGACGAAAGTGAAGCTCCCCAAATGA
- a CDS encoding Rrf2 family transcriptional regulator — MFSQTVEYALRAVVYLAADSSQPATTEQLAAVTKVPKAYLSKVLQGLVRAGILHSQRGIGGGMTLVKSPADLTILEVVQAVEPVARIRSCPLGLAWHGEHLCPLHRRMDDALALVEQALGSSTLAEVLAEPSRSKPLWDGDPSLAVVGTIQAALAAAPENEAGCMGLTPPQASSPPTP, encoded by the coding sequence ATGTTTTCTCAGACCGTCGAATATGCCCTGCGAGCCGTGGTCTATCTGGCGGCTGATTCGTCGCAACCAGCGACCACAGAACAGCTTGCAGCGGTGACGAAGGTTCCCAAGGCCTACCTTTCGAAGGTCCTGCAGGGACTTGTACGGGCCGGGATTTTGCACTCGCAGCGCGGCATCGGAGGGGGGATGACCTTGGTGAAGTCGCCAGCCGACCTAACGATTCTCGAGGTGGTGCAGGCGGTGGAACCGGTCGCCCGGATTCGGAGCTGTCCACTCGGATTGGCCTGGCATGGCGAGCATTTGTGCCCGCTTCACCGCCGGATGGACGACGCCCTGGCGCTCGTCGAGCAAGCCCTCGGCTCCAGCACCCTCGCGGAAGTGCTGGCAGAGCCCAGCCGCAGCAAACCGCTGTGGGACGGCGATCCGTCGCTGGCGGTGGTGGGGACGATTCAGGCGGCGCTCGCAGCAGCGCCCGAAAACGAAGCTGGTTGCATGGGGCTGACTCCTCCACAGGCGAGTTCGCCACCGACTCCCTAA
- a CDS encoding TolC family protein, whose protein sequence is MTWKSWMVLALVLAGGTGCGTTRSQTTPPTAPMPQAASRAPSESSPAAHDPSRRTAFLPAVSQVSMQVPVQPPDAAPLPPPLSGPMLAPIPAPMPRPMNGPPTGPMPAPRIVPLPAPDPDPNSPAGGAPEVLPLPLGMGDRSPTLPERSPADRLQNLIESADPSAENFEKAPLSLEQLMGSVVQQFPLVLSALEEQQIASGRAQAAQGAFDLKVAAESMNLAEGFYENYRHAVKAEQATWMGGSLYGQYRLGDGDFQPWYKERETNEGGELKVGWLTPLLRGREIDERRAEIMKADLDLAAAEPIVQQQVLEALSVASYVYWSWVAAGQNFMVTQELLEVAKNRQAALARQVELENIARVELMQNERLIASREAKLVEAKRKLQAAAIKLSLFLRDPIGNPIIPSVAELPPNFPPIDPALHTKLETDIASAIDIRPEIRQLALARESVSIDLAQGNNDLMPNLSTVIEVSKDVGAKASSSGDKTPLELEAGLVFDMPVQRNKASGKIRASQAKLSQLAIKQQFTMEKIATEVQDAHSARDAAIERLAQTRENVRLARELVNAEYRSFELGNSDVLRIAIQEAAELDAQQLEIEAIADYFQATAQLRIATGEPLRRP, encoded by the coding sequence ATGACATGGAAGTCATGGATGGTGCTCGCCCTCGTGCTCGCTGGTGGAACCGGTTGTGGCACGACACGCTCCCAAACAACTCCGCCAACGGCACCAATGCCGCAGGCTGCTTCACGCGCCCCGAGCGAGTCGTCTCCTGCTGCGCACGATCCGTCGCGGCGTACGGCTTTTCTCCCAGCCGTCAGCCAAGTATCGATGCAAGTCCCCGTGCAGCCTCCAGACGCAGCGCCACTGCCGCCACCCCTGTCTGGCCCCATGCTGGCACCCATTCCTGCGCCGATGCCTCGGCCCATGAACGGTCCGCCGACGGGACCTATGCCAGCCCCGAGGATTGTGCCCCTTCCTGCGCCGGATCCTGATCCCAACAGCCCCGCTGGCGGCGCGCCGGAAGTCCTTCCTCTGCCGCTGGGAATGGGCGATCGCAGCCCCACACTACCCGAGCGTAGCCCTGCCGATCGTTTGCAAAATCTGATCGAGTCGGCTGATCCAAGTGCTGAGAATTTCGAGAAGGCACCCCTCTCGCTCGAGCAATTGATGGGGAGCGTGGTGCAGCAATTTCCACTGGTGCTCAGTGCGCTCGAAGAGCAGCAAATCGCATCGGGTCGCGCGCAAGCAGCGCAAGGTGCTTTTGATCTGAAGGTCGCCGCCGAATCGATGAACCTGGCGGAAGGTTTCTACGAAAACTATCGGCACGCTGTGAAGGCCGAGCAAGCGACCTGGATGGGTGGCTCGCTCTACGGCCAGTATCGCTTGGGCGATGGCGACTTTCAGCCGTGGTACAAAGAACGCGAAACCAACGAAGGGGGCGAACTGAAAGTCGGCTGGTTAACGCCATTGCTGCGAGGTCGCGAAATCGACGAGCGCCGCGCCGAGATCATGAAAGCCGATCTCGATTTGGCAGCCGCCGAGCCGATCGTTCAGCAGCAAGTGCTCGAAGCGCTGAGCGTGGCGTCGTATGTCTACTGGTCGTGGGTCGCCGCTGGCCAAAACTTCATGGTCACGCAAGAGCTGCTCGAAGTCGCCAAGAATCGACAAGCGGCTCTTGCGCGGCAAGTAGAACTCGAAAACATCGCCCGCGTCGAGCTGATGCAAAACGAGCGACTGATCGCCTCGCGTGAAGCCAAACTTGTCGAAGCGAAACGTAAGCTTCAAGCAGCGGCGATCAAGCTCTCCCTCTTCCTCCGCGATCCGATCGGTAATCCGATCATTCCTTCGGTCGCCGAGCTACCACCCAACTTCCCGCCCATCGATCCAGCATTGCATACCAAGCTCGAGACCGATATCGCTAGTGCCATCGATATTCGCCCCGAGATTCGGCAGTTGGCACTGGCCCGCGAAAGCGTTTCGATCGATCTAGCGCAGGGCAACAACGACTTGATGCCCAATCTGAGCACCGTGATTGAAGTGAGCAAAGATGTCGGCGCTAAGGCGAGCAGCAGCGGAGATAAAACGCCGCTGGAACTCGAAGCGGGTCTCGTCTTCGACATGCCGGTGCAGCGGAATAAAGCGTCGGGCAAAATTCGTGCATCGCAAGCCAAGCTTTCGCAACTGGCGATCAAGCAGCAATTCACGATGGAAAAGATTGCCACGGAAGTCCAGGATGCTCATTCGGCGCGCGATGCCGCGATCGAGCGTTTGGCACAAACACGCGAGAATGTTCGACTCGCTCGCGAACTGGTGAATGCCGAGTATCGCAGCTTCGAACTGGGCAATAGCGATGTGCTGCGGATCGCGATTCAAGAGGCGGCTGAGCTCGACGCACAGCAACTCGAAATCGAAGCGATCGCCGACTATTTCCAGGCGACAGCGCAGCTGCGAATTGCCACCGGCGAGCCCCTTCGTCGCCCCTAG